Part of the Leptolyngbya sp. BL0902 genome, TAACCCCAACATCGAGTTTGTTGGCATTAACGACCTAGTACCCCCAGACAACCTAGCCTATCTGCTCAAGTACGACTCCACCCATGGCCGCTTTGACGGCACCGTAGAGGCAGCGGCAGACGGCATCATCGTCAACGGCAAAAAAATCCCCTGTATGGCGGTGCGAAACCCGGCGGAACTGCCCTGGGGCACCCTGGGCGCAGACTACGTAGTAGAATCTACCGGGCTCTTTACCACCTTCGATACGGCGTCTCAGCACGTTCAGGCTGGGGCTAAACGGGTGGTGCTCTCGGCTCCCACCAAAGATCCCGACAAAGTTCACACCATGGTGGTCGGCGTCAACCACGAAACCTACGACCCCGCCAAGGACACCATCGTGTCCAACGCGAGCTGCACCACCAACTGTTTGGCCCCCATCACCAAGGTTATTAACGACAACTTCGGCCTCAGCGAAGGGCTAATGACCACGGTACACTCCGTCACCGCCACCCAACCCACGGTGGATGGCCCCTCTAAAAAAGACTTCCGAGGTGGTCGGGGGGCAGGGCAGAATATCATTCCCTCCTCCACGGGGGCGGCGAAGGCTGTCACCTTGGTGCTGCCCGAACTCAAGGGCAAGCTGACGGGGATGGCCTTCCGGGTGCCCACCCCCAACGTGTCGGTGGTTGACCTCACCTTCAAGACCGAAAAAGCCACCACCTACGAGGACATTTGCGCCGCCATGAAGGCCGCCGCCGAAGGCCCAATGAAGGGCATCCTGGGCTATACCGAGGACGACGTGGTGTCTTCCGACTTCATCACCGATGGCCACTCCAGCACCTTTGATGCCGGGGCAGGCATTGGCCTCAACAGCAACTTCTTCAAGGTGGTGGCCTGGTACGACAACGA contains:
- the gap gene encoding type I glyceraldehyde-3-phosphate dehydrogenase: MATLKVGINGFGRIGRLVLRGGLTNPNIEFVGINDLVPPDNLAYLLKYDSTHGRFDGTVEAAADGIIVNGKKIPCMAVRNPAELPWGTLGADYVVESTGLFTTFDTASQHVQAGAKRVVLSAPTKDPDKVHTMVVGVNHETYDPAKDTIVSNASCTTNCLAPITKVINDNFGLSEGLMTTVHSVTATQPTVDGPSKKDFRGGRGAGQNIIPSSTGAAKAVTLVLPELKGKLTGMAFRVPTPNVSVVDLTFKTEKATTYEDICAAMKAAAEGPMKGILGYTEDDVVSSDFITDGHSSTFDAGAGIGLNSNFFKVVAWYDNEWGYSMRVLDLMTYMAQKDGIL